In a single window of the Saccharothrix australiensis genome:
- the sigK gene encoding ECF RNA polymerase sigma factor SigK has protein sequence MTGSRERDLRAVPDVPADVSTEELVGRVARGDEGAFERLYDAVAGKVFGLVLRVVRDHAQAEEVTQEVLLEVWRTAGRYDPARGSAPAWVMTMAHHRAVDRVRSARAATRREDAAARRDAETPFDAVSEQVAARFERRQVRRCLSTLTDVQRESILLSYFQGHTYPETAALLGIPLGTVKTRMRDGLIRLRDCLGVTR, from the coding sequence GTGACGGGCAGCCGCGAGCGCGATCTCCGGGCCGTGCCCGACGTCCCGGCCGACGTGTCGACCGAGGAGCTGGTCGGGCGGGTGGCGCGCGGCGACGAGGGCGCGTTCGAGCGGCTGTACGACGCCGTGGCGGGCAAGGTCTTCGGCCTCGTCCTGCGGGTGGTGCGGGACCACGCCCAGGCGGAGGAGGTCACGCAGGAGGTGCTGCTGGAGGTGTGGCGCACGGCCGGTCGCTACGACCCGGCGCGGGGCAGCGCGCCGGCGTGGGTGATGACGATGGCGCACCACCGCGCGGTGGACCGCGTCCGGTCGGCCCGTGCCGCGACCCGGCGGGAGGACGCCGCCGCCCGGCGCGACGCCGAGACGCCCTTCGACGCGGTGAGCGAGCAGGTCGCCGCGCGGTTCGAGCGGCGGCAGGTCCGGCGGTGCCTGTCGACGCTGACCGACGTCCAGCGGGAGTCCATCCTGCTCAGCTACTTCCAGGGCCACACCTACCCGGAGACCGCCGCCCTGCTGGGCATCCCGTTGGGCACGGTCAAGACCAGGATGCGCGACGGGCTGATCAGACTCCGCGACTGCCTGGGGGTGACCCGGTGA